The DNA window ATCTGCCATAAATATATTTCCTCCAAATTTGTGTGTCTTAACGTCAACATTTTCGAAGAGGATAAATTAAAGGGGTCTTCTGATCGGTAACCCTACCAGAAGACCCAACTTAATACCTATAATTAATCGTTGAATCAATTTAGGAAGCGCCCCGCAATTATTGCGACAGTCTATAGCCTATTGTGACTATAGCCCAACATCTACCAGAAATAAGCTAAGTAGTGTTTCGGCATATTTCCCTTTCACTAATACTCCGGTGCTTATTCACCTAATACCAGTTACTAATAAAATACGCAACCTCTTCATCGAATGAAATTATACCCCACTCAAATGAAAATGCAAGCCCGATTAATTAATAATGCATTGCCATAGGTCGTCCTTGTCATAAATAAAGCCACATTTAATAAGTACTCGCTGGGAACGATAATTACTTTGTTTGCACTCCGCATGAATCGTAATTTTAGATGGCAAAATAGAAATAAATTTTTGAAGTGCAGCTGTCATTATGCCTTTATTCCATTGGTCTTGTTGTAAAAGATAACCTACTTCATAATGATGAGCAATTCTTTTTCCTTCATCCCCATACCAAGCACTTAACACAATCATTCCCACTATATCTTCATTTATTTTTACTACCATCACATGATTATGGCGAATAAACATCTTAATGGCTTGCGCACGTTTTTCTTCTTGAAGCGGTAAAAGCAATCCCACTGTTTGTGTTAATTTTTCATCGTCCAATAATTTAACTAACGCTCCTAAATTGTTATTATTTTTTGCTGGTTCAATTATAATTTCACTCATTTTTTCTCCTATTTCCCGGGAAATAAAAAAGAGGAGCAACAAAAAAAGATTGCCCTCTATCAATTTCGATTATTAAATTTCAACACTACGGAAGAACGGAATTCGTTGCAATCGTGGTGCCCAAGCGACATAGAGCCATTCCGCTACTTGTAACCATGCATAAGCTAATAACATTGCACCAATCGTATCAAATGGCCAGTGAGCATAAAGATATACCCGCGATACCGCCAAAAAGAAGACTGCGAATATTAATAAGATTTGCAAAATTGTGCGGACAGATGCTTTTTGAATAAGCGGAATTACAATTAAGAATAAAATTGCTACTACCAAGAAGAATCCTAAAGTGTGACCACTAGGGAAACTATAGCCATCATCTGCTGCCAAGTGTTGTGCAGGACGGACCCGCTTAACGATGTGTTTAATAATTGTTCCAAGCACATCTCCACCAAAAATCGTTCCTAATGACCATAATGCTGGGATGCGATAACCCTTCAGCCATAAAACACCTGCAATAATAAATACCCATACTAAATCTAAGACTGGTTTAGCTAAAAATGAAAGCAAACTCATCAAAGCATGGAACCAACCAATTCCTTCCAGGCGCTGACTGGTAAATAATGACTGCAAAACAGCATCAATCATTGTTAACACTGACGAATTAAACATAATTAATAGCATCAATGCAATAAAGAAACCACCGCTTAAGGCAAAACGCCACCACCGATGATCATCACGTTCAATAAACATAATCAAGGATTCTCCTAACTTAAATTAATTAATCAAAAATGAGTATACCACAGTGTCAAAAATTCCATCGTGACTTTTTAATTAAATATTTATGAAGATAGTTCAAAACACGATTTAAAAGTTCTCCTAACCCAAAGCCAAGCGTAATTGCGCCAACAATGACAACTACCTGGTAGAAATAAACATTAACAAGGTGGTAATTGCCAATAGCGAAATTGCGAACCATTTTATAGGCCTGTCCTCCCGGCACGAATGGAACTAGTGCGGGCACATTAAAAACAATAATCGGCATTCGTTTTCGCCGAGCTGCTGCCTGACTTAATACCGAAATTAAGATTGCAGCAACTAAATTACTAAACGCAAGGCCAATTCCACTGCAATAATACATTATCCAATAGATTACCCATACGCTTCCGCCAATCATCCCTGCAGTATTGTAGGCATGTTTAGGAATGTTTAAGAGGATTCCGAAACAAACTGTCGAAACATAACATAAGAAAAATTGTAATAATAGGGTACTCCAATTCATCTCCTACCCTCCTAATTAAAGTGCAAAACAATTACAATCGCACTACCAATCGAAACAGCAGTTAAGATCGCCTCAATTCCTCTTGTGGGTCCGCTAATTAAATTTCCTGAAACTAAATCCCGTGCCGCATTAGTTAAGGGCACTCCGGGAACCAGAGGCATAACCGCGCCAATAATAATATCATTAATATTATTAGCGAGGTGCATTCTAACAAATATCACCGCCAAAATACCTATAATCAAGGAAGAACAAAACTCTCCTAAATACTGAATCTTAAATTTTCGCAAAAGGTATGAAAATGTCCCATAACCTACGCCACCTGCAAGGAAGCCGCCCCAAGAATCAGCAACATTGCCTGTAAAGACAATCATCAATGCGCCACTTAAAATTGCAGCGGCAAATGATTCATACCAGTTTTGCCATCTTGGCATCTTTTGGCGATCAATCTTTTTTAATTTGGCAAATGCTTGTGGAACATCAATTTTGCGCCGTGCTAATTCACGAGAAACTTCATTGACATCCGCAATTTTGCTTAAATTATTTTTTCGATGACGAATATTAATTACTTGGGCAGCAGGCTCATTAATTGTCCCAACTACAATACCAGTTACGGTTGTAAAGGCCTGAAAGTCATGGAGTCCAGCGCTTTTTGCCATTCGGAATAAGGTATCGTTAACCCGTTCCATATTGGATCCATTCTCAATTAAAAGTCTCCCCGCTAGTAAACACGTCTTTAGCGCGAGTGCTTGTCGTCGTTTTGTTAACATCTTTTCGCCTTCTCTGTTCAAAGATATTTATTATTATCCTCTGTTTAGATAAGGAGCTCAATACAAAAAAACGGCCGGAAAAATCCAGTCGTTTTTTGTATTTAGTCTTTAACTACATTTGCAGCTTGAAGGCCACGTTCGCCTTCTTCAACTTCAAACGTAACAGATTGTCCTTCGCTCAATGACTTAAAGCCATCCCCTTGAATAGCAGAAAAATGAACAAACACGTCATCGCCGCTTTCACGAGTAATGAAGCCATACCCCTTATCGTCATTAAACCATTTAACAGTTCCTTGTTCCATGTTGGAAATCCTCCTGTGCATTAAGCACTAATATAATTTGTAATTCGTCTCAGGTGAAGAGATCCATTTGCAATGAAACAATCGAACCAACCGCACTTAAAAAAACTACAAAAACCATTGTATCACATAAATAATCATTTACATAATTAATCTTTATTTTCTTGAGCTGTGTCCGGTTCAATAAAAATATTATGCGAAGCCTTATATAAAACATTAATTTCTTGGTCGCTATCCTCTTTTTGAATCACAATTGGTCCTTCAAAAGGCTCATGGCGAATTACAGTAACTTGTTCTTGAGGTCGTAATCCTAACTCTTCTAAGTAAGTGAGCAGCTCATGATTATCTAAGAATCGTTCTAGTTCAACTTTTTCCCCATCATCAGCATCTGCCAATAAACGATGCGTTACATCTGGAAACTTGCCATTAGCTGATGGAATTACTCCACCATGCGGACAATGATCAGGGTGTTGAAGAAAAGCATCTAAGGCCGTTGCTAGTCGATCACTCGTCTGATGTTCAAGAATTTCCGCTTCGGAATGAACATCCGCAAAATTATAGTGAAGCTTATCTACTAAAAATGTTTCCCATAAACGATGCTTCCGAACTAATTCCGCAGCATACTTTTGTCCTTTTTCCGTTAAAGAAATACCGGCATATGGTTCATGAACAACCAGCCCTTCGTCAGCCAACTTAGAAATCATCTCGGTTACTGATCCAGCGGCAATTCCTAGTCCAAGGGAAATCTCTTTATTAGAAACTTTTTTATGACTACCACCTAATTCAAAAATAATTTTTAGATAGTCTTCCTTCATTGGAGTCAAATTGTTTCACCTCTGGGTATTAAAATTTGGCCTACGATCGGTCATTGTCTGTTTTTATATATTAACATTGAACCCAAATTGATTATAGCATATTATTAAAAGTGTAGTTTGGAAAGCCTAACTTTTTTGTTATAAGCTTTTTATAAACCCGCAATCGATCTTTACGGAGGAGTAGGTAAATCATGGACGAAAAAGTAACAGGGAAACGCTTTTTAGCAGTTACCCTCCTAAATATAATAATTACAATTGTTGAAATTCTCGGAGGTATCCTCTCTGGAAGTTTAGCCTTACTATCAGACGCTTTTCATAACTTGGGAGATTCGCTTTCCATTGTACTAGGCTATTTTGCCCAGCATATTGGGGGACAGCCAGAGAATCGGCAGCGAACCTATGGCTACCGGCGAGCTGAAATCCTCTCAGCATTAACTAATAGTATCTTTTTAATTGTTATCTCTTTCTTTTTAATTATTGAAGCTATTAAACGGTTAGAGCATCCCCAGCATATTAACGGGTGCATTATGTTAACCGTGGCCGTGATTGGTCTTCTTGCAAACTTTATTTCCGCAGCCCTTTTACATGCTGGCAGCGAAGACAGCTTAAATGTCAAAGCAACTTATCTCCATATTCTAAGTGACGCGCTCTCTTCTGTCGCTGTTATCATTGGAGGAATCATTCTTACCTTTGTCAATGTACCATGGCTTGATCCTGCCTTGACAATCGGGGTTGCCCTCTATATTGCTTATGAAGCTTGGCCAATTATTAATCAGACTATCAAAATCCTCATGCAATCCTCGCCTGATCTTGATTATGATTCCATCGAAAATGATTTAAAACAGATTGATGGAGTTACAGCTGTTCACCACGTTCATGCATGGATGATGGATGAACACCGAATTATTTTTTCTGCCCATCTGAATTGTGATGACTTGCCGCTAAGCCAGGTTGAGCGAATCTATAGTCAAGTAGAAAAGATCTTGCATGAAAAATACGGAATTTGCCACGTTACTATTCAGGCAGAATATCACCGGGGGAAAGATGAAGAACTATTCAATACTCCCGTTGATGAAAAAAATGGGCTCTACAATTTTAAGTACTGATGAATTTAACATCAGGGCTTTATTTGTTTAAAATTTAAAATAAAAAAGCGAAAGATGGTTGGACCCCGTCTTCGCTAAGAAAGGACCGTCTTTCATGAACAATTCTATCAAAACTATCTTAGGAATTAAAGATCCTTACCTCAAACTAGATGAAAAGAATTTTGATAACCCAATTGAAGATCAACCTAATCAAATCATTGTCCATCTTATTCAAACTTACCCCATGCATTGCCCAAAATGTGGACACTTAATGTGTAAAAATGGCTATAGAACAGTTAATTGCTTGGGACCAGAGCTTCACTTTAAGCCAACAATCTGGTCGATTAAAAAGCAAAAATATATCTGTAAAGCTTCTTCTTCTTGCCCTGAAGTAGTTACTAAATTAGCAGCCGTTGAAGATATTCATTATCGTAATCATATCTCTTTAGCGATAAAACAACGGGCAATGATGCTTCTAACAAAAAACGAATCACAAAGTGATTTAGCCAAAGAATTAAATGTCTCTGACTGGACAATTAGACGAGTCATTACAAATCTTGATCAGTTTTTTAAGCCTAACTATCATTGGTTACCTCGCCATATTGCCTTTGATGATTTCAAGTCTGGTCGCTTTGCCCCCAGCGGAATGAGTATGATTCTAATGAATATTGAAAATAAGCGGACGCTTGATATTATCTTGTCACGTAAAAATAGCTATCTGCGAAAATACTTTCTTCGATATGACCGTTCAGCACGCTTAGCAGTTCAAACAGTAACGGTTGACTTGTACACTCCTTACCGCCATTTGATTCATGAGCTTTTCCCCCACGCTTTAATTATCGCTGATCATTTTCATATTGTTGCTCAAGCATATCGTGCATTTAACAAAATTAGGATCCAAGTAATGAATCGTGCCGGTGCTGGCACTCATAAATGGCGTGCACTTAAGCACTTTTGGAAATTACTCCTAACGCCTGCTAATGAGCTTAAATATGATAATTATTGGTCAAGGCGTAACTTTAGTTACGCTCAATTAACCGATGTGGAAGTCATTCATCGTCTTCTAAGCTTTGATAATGAACTAAAAAGGGCTTATGAATACTATCAAAACTTAATTCTGGTGATTGCTCATCGTAGCAAGAAAGAATTAAAAAACTTACTCGCGATTAAATGGACGCAGCTTCCCCAAGCACTGCAAAAAGTTCAGCATACTCTTCGCAGCTATAAACAAGAAATTTACAATAGTTTTAAATATGATACCTATACAAATGGTCCCGTTGAAGGAACTAACAATAAAATTAAAGTTATTAAACGAACTGCTTATGGCTTTCGTAATTTCTTTAATTTCCGAATTAGAATCCTCCTTGCATTACCAAATACCTACATTGCAATAAACTGGAGAAATAAACAAACAGCTCATGCCAAAGTCCAGGCACAAGCTGCTTAGTAAAATTATTTTATTTTCTCATCAGTACTTCTTGACGAAGAGCCAAAAAATGTTATTAATAACGACTTCAAACAGGACTAAAATTAAAGGAAGCAAAAAGTTGAGCGAAAACTCAGCCTCTTGCTTCCTAATTTTTTATATAAATTAAAATAATTTTCCGACTCCGTAGTGAATCGTAATCGTAATCAAACCAATAATAATATTTCGAATAACTGCAACTTTTACAAGCCCGTTACCAAGCTTAGAACTGATATAACCAGTTAAGGCACTAGTGAAAGCAACCGCTAAAATCACGGCATACCACTTATATGCTTCGGGAGCAAAAGTCATCGCCATCAACGGAATCAAGCCTCCAGCAGCTGCTGAAAAAAGAGAAGAAAATGCCGCATCCCAAGGGTTCAGATAGTGACCAAGCTCAATATCATACTTAATCCGAACAACCGTCTCGAGGGGCTTTTTATTAAGAAGGTCTTTAGCAATTTTGATTGATGTTTCAGGGGTAACTCCTTTATTTACATAATAGTCTTTTACTGCTGCAAGTTCCCCTTCATAATCGGTTTTTAAGAGCTGTTCTTCTTGAGCAACGGCCGCTTTTTCCGTATCCTTTTGGGTAGATACAGAGGCATATTCGCCAGAAGCCATTGAAAATGCACAAGCAAGCAAATCAGACAAGCCAGCAATGAAGATAGTGAAACGGTCACTTGTCGCTGCTGCTACCGATACCAGGACACCGACAACAGTTAGAATGCCATCATTTGAACCTAGTACCCCGGCTCGTAACGTATTTAGTTTCTCTTCCATTGTTTGCTTTTGCTGCTTCTTTACCTTAATAGTCATTTAATCTCATCTCCCTACCGTGCAAATAATTGTCCAATCAGGTATGTAACCCCCATTGTTAACAATCCAGCAACTGCATTTCTGATCATTGACTTAATCCGGTTAGATTTTCCTAAAACTGCCGCAAAATAGCCAGTAATTAACAAGGCAATCAGAACTGCAATTGCGGTTGCTAAGATTCGAACATTTGCAGGGGAAACGGTAACCGCCACCATCGGTAAAATTGAACCGGTTGGAAAAGATATAAAAGAAGCAATCGCCGCAGCATATGGGCTTGTAAACTCATTAGGATTAAAGCCATAGCGTTCTTGAACAGCTTTCCCTAAAGCATCTTTTTCCATTAATTCTTTCGTCGCTTGCTTAGCTAGTTGTGGATCGATGTCTTGAGCTTCATATTTCTTTTGAACATAGTCAAATTCATGCTGGTATTGATTCTGAAGCCGCTGCTTTTCACTAATCAAAGCCATTTTTTGTGAGTCCTTTTGGGTCGAAACTGAGACGTACTCCCCCATACACATTGAAATCATACCGGCAAGTGTTCCGGACAAACCTGCGATTAAGATGGAACGGGCATTACTCGTTGCCGCTGCCACCCCGATAACAATTCCGGCAATTGAAATAATCCCATCATTAGCCCCCATCACACTCGCACGCAGAACGTTTACCTTTTGTGCTAGTGACATCTTTTTCTTGGACACATTTATCCCTTCCCTCTTTCAGTTTAGAATCATTATAACATAGGGATGAATAAAAACAACCAAATAATCTTCAAATGATATTCTATCTTAGAATCATTAAAAAATATATTTTTATGTAAAAAGAGGCTGGGGAAATCCAACCTCTTTGCTATTTTAAATTGTAAACTGCCAAAACGCAGTAGCTCAAAAAATTAAATTATTTATTCATAAGCCTGAACAGTATTGGTCCGAATAACAAATACTGATGTTCCAGCATGACGAGCCATGTATGATGCCTGGGAACCAACTGCCTTACGGTTACCCTTCTTGCCAATTGAACCAACAACTAATAAATCCGGTTGGAAGGCAGGGATAACGTGATTACAAATCCGCTCAGCCGGCCGTTCACCACGATCAACAATTGCCGTAATCTTTTCTGGATCAACACCGTAATCAATCGCTGCTTGGACATATTCATTTACTCGTTGACGTAATTCGTCTTCACTGCTATGAACATAATCCTTATCTAAGATCTGATATACATTTACCCGGTCAGTTTCAAGAATTGAGACAATTCCTAGCGCTGAGCCATCACGTTTCGCCTTGTCAACCGCATATGAAAAAGCGACACGGGCATCTGGTGCATCGTCAACACCAACGAGGATCTTTTTGAACTTCTTTGGCTTTATTTCCAACATTAGTATTCTCCTCCCTATGTTCTACACTTTAACGGTGAAGCATTACTCGCTCCTCTTCGTTAAATCATATTCTTCACTCCTTATGTTACTACTTATCTCGATTTTGTAAATAATTATTTCGGCCTTCCTAAAATAAAAGTGATTTATTAAAGAATTTTATAATTATTTTTTCAAATTCACTTCTACACAATTCTCATTTTGACGACTTATAGAACAATCGATATAATAAAAGTTACTTACTTCTTGATAATATAACGAAACGAGGTTAATTATTTCATGTCAATGATT is part of the Limosilactobacillus reuteri genome and encodes:
- a CDS encoding GNAT family N-acetyltransferase yields the protein MSEIIIEPAKNNNNLGALVKLLDDEKLTQTVGLLLPLQEEKRAQAIKMFIRHNHVMVVKINEDIVGMIVLSAWYGDEGKRIAHHYEVGYLLQQDQWNKGIMTAALQKFISILPSKITIHAECKQSNYRSQRVLIKCGFIYDKDDLWQCIIN
- a CDS encoding phosphatase PAP2 family protein, producing MFIERDDHRWWRFALSGGFFIALMLLIMFNSSVLTMIDAVLQSLFTSQRLEGIGWFHALMSLLSFLAKPVLDLVWVFIIAGVLWLKGYRIPALWSLGTIFGGDVLGTIIKHIVKRVRPAQHLAADDGYSFPSGHTLGFFLVVAILFLIVIPLIQKASVRTILQILLIFAVFFLAVSRVYLYAHWPFDTIGAMLLAYAWLQVAEWLYVAWAPRLQRIPFFRSVEI
- a CDS encoding threonine/serine exporter family protein; amino-acid sequence: MNWSTLLLQFFLCYVSTVCFGILLNIPKHAYNTAGMIGGSVWVIYWIMYYCSGIGLAFSNLVAAILISVLSQAAARRKRMPIIVFNVPALVPFVPGGQAYKMVRNFAIGNYHLVNVYFYQVVVIVGAITLGFGLGELLNRVLNYLHKYLIKKSRWNF
- a CDS encoding threonine/serine exporter family protein; amino-acid sequence: MLTKRRQALALKTCLLAGRLLIENGSNMERVNDTLFRMAKSAGLHDFQAFTTVTGIVVGTINEPAAQVINIRHRKNNLSKIADVNEVSRELARRKIDVPQAFAKLKKIDRQKMPRWQNWYESFAAAILSGALMIVFTGNVADSWGGFLAGGVGYGTFSYLLRKFKIQYLGEFCSSLIIGILAVIFVRMHLANNINDIIIGAVMPLVPGVPLTNAARDLVSGNLISGPTRGIEAILTAVSIGSAIVIVLHFN
- a CDS encoding cold-shock protein, with the translated sequence MEQGTVKWFNDDKGYGFITRESGDDVFVHFSAIQGDGFKSLSEGQSVTFEVEEGERGLQAANVVKD
- a CDS encoding metal-dependent transcriptional regulator, giving the protein MTPMKEDYLKIIFELGGSHKKVSNKEISLGLGIAAGSVTEMISKLADEGLVVHEPYAGISLTEKGQKYAAELVRKHRLWETFLVDKLHYNFADVHSEAEILEHQTSDRLATALDAFLQHPDHCPHGGVIPSANGKFPDVTHRLLADADDGEKVELERFLDNHELLTYLEELGLRPQEQVTVIRHEPFEGPIVIQKEDSDQEINVLYKASHNIFIEPDTAQENKD
- a CDS encoding cation diffusion facilitator family transporter yields the protein MDEKVTGKRFLAVTLLNIIITIVEILGGILSGSLALLSDAFHNLGDSLSIVLGYFAQHIGGQPENRQRTYGYRRAEILSALTNSIFLIVISFFLIIEAIKRLEHPQHINGCIMLTVAVIGLLANFISAALLHAGSEDSLNVKATYLHILSDALSSVAVIIGGIILTFVNVPWLDPALTIGVALYIAYEAWPIINQTIKILMQSSPDLDYDSIENDLKQIDGVTAVHHVHAWMMDEHRIIFSAHLNCDDLPLSQVERIYSQVEKILHEKYGICHVTIQAEYHRGKDEELFNTPVDEKNGLYNFKY
- a CDS encoding ISL3 family transposase, which codes for MNNSIKTILGIKDPYLKLDEKNFDNPIEDQPNQIIVHLIQTYPMHCPKCGHLMCKNGYRTVNCLGPELHFKPTIWSIKKQKYICKASSSCPEVVTKLAAVEDIHYRNHISLAIKQRAMMLLTKNESQSDLAKELNVSDWTIRRVITNLDQFFKPNYHWLPRHIAFDDFKSGRFAPSGMSMILMNIENKRTLDIILSRKNSYLRKYFLRYDRSARLAVQTVTVDLYTPYRHLIHELFPHALIIADHFHIVAQAYRAFNKIRIQVMNRAGAGTHKWRALKHFWKLLLTPANELKYDNYWSRRNFSYAQLTDVEVIHRLLSFDNELKRAYEYYQNLILVIAHRSKKELKNLLAIKWTQLPQALQKVQHTLRSYKQEIYNSFKYDTYTNGPVEGTNNKIKVIKRTAYGFRNFFNFRIRILLALPNTYIAINWRNKQTAHAKVQAQAA
- a CDS encoding VIT1/CCC1 transporter family protein; this translates as MTIKVKKQQKQTMEEKLNTLRAGVLGSNDGILTVVGVLVSVAAATSDRFTIFIAGLSDLLACAFSMASGEYASVSTQKDTEKAAVAQEEQLLKTDYEGELAAVKDYYVNKGVTPETSIKIAKDLLNKKPLETVVRIKYDIELGHYLNPWDAAFSSLFSAAAGGLIPLMAMTFAPEAYKWYAVILAVAFTSALTGYISSKLGNGLVKVAVIRNIIIGLITITIHYGVGKLF
- a CDS encoding VIT1/CCC1 transporter family protein, which translates into the protein MSKKKMSLAQKVNVLRASVMGANDGIISIAGIVIGVAAATSNARSILIAGLSGTLAGMISMCMGEYVSVSTQKDSQKMALISEKQRLQNQYQHEFDYVQKKYEAQDIDPQLAKQATKELMEKDALGKAVQERYGFNPNEFTSPYAAAIASFISFPTGSILPMVAVTVSPANVRILATAIAVLIALLITGYFAAVLGKSNRIKSMIRNAVAGLLTMGVTYLIGQLFAR
- a CDS encoding universal stress protein translates to MLEIKPKKFKKILVGVDDAPDARVAFSYAVDKAKRDGSALGIVSILETDRVNVYQILDKDYVHSSEDELRQRVNEYVQAAIDYGVDPEKITAIVDRGERPAERICNHVIPAFQPDLLVVGSIGKKGNRKAVGSQASYMARHAGTSVFVIRTNTVQAYE